GCTCCACAGACGCAGAAGTCCATTGCGGTGCTGCCGTTTCTTGACCTGACCCAGGGGATGCATGAAGGGGAGTTCGCCGATGGCATGACAGAGGAGCTGATCGACAAGCTCAGCAAGCTCCCCAGGCTGCAGGTACCGTCTCCGACGTCTTCGTTCTACTACAGGGATAAAGAGATGCCGGTGGCGGAGATCGTAAAGGCGCTGGGTGTGATGTATGTGCTGGATGGGAGCGTACGCAAGTCTGGTGCGCGGGTGCGGGTGGCGGCGCGGCTGATCCGTGCGGATAACGGGTATGTGGTGTGGTCGGAGACGTACGATCGTCCGTTTCACGATCTCCTCATGGTGCAGGACGACATCGCAGGTGAAGTGACGAAGGCGCTGGGGGCGTCGACGGAGTTTAAGCCAAGCTGAACACTGCAAGCTGATTCGGTTAGCGCGTATTCCTTTAGGCCGACTTGTCGGAAGCGATCGGATGACTTTTACGTTGATTCTTTCTCTTGACAAACCATAACCATACGGTTATGGTTTTGCTGTGAAACCGGCCAATGCAAATCCCGTGTTCCGTGCTCTTGCCGATCCGACTCGCCGGGCCATCTTTGAGGAGCTGACCCGACAGGGGGAGCAGACCGTCCACGCATTGACTCACTATGCGGGGGTCTCCCAGCCTGCCGTCTCCAAGCATCTGACGGTACTGAAGCGGGCAAAGCTAGTACGGCATCGCCGTGCGGGTCGCGAGACTCACTATCGTGCGCAGCCTGATGCACTGGCGCCGATGGTGGACTGGCTCAATCACTACGGCGCCTTCTGGCGCGACCGGTTCGACCAGCTTGAAGCACTTTTGGAAAGGATGGATTAATGACCCCAGCCGTTGACACCTCCGCTCGCTCCATCGTCGTCGAACGCCAGATGCCGCATCCACAGGAAAAAGTCTGGCGTGCGCTCACCGAAGGCCTGCTCATCGAGCAATGGCTGATGAAGAACGATTTTCAGCCGATCGTCGGGCACAAGTT
The nucleotide sequence above comes from Tunturibacter empetritectus. Encoded proteins:
- a CDS encoding ArsR/SmtB family transcription factor, with product MFRALADPTRRAIFEELTRQGEQTVHALTHYAGVSQPAVSKHLTVLKRAKLVRHRRAGRETHYRAQPDALAPMVDWLNHYGAFWRDRFDQLEALLERMD